A region of Procambarus clarkii isolate CNS0578487 chromosome 22, FALCON_Pclarkii_2.0, whole genome shotgun sequence DNA encodes the following proteins:
- the LOC138367549 gene encoding fap1 adhesin-like, which yields MDKVVALDSATGNQKVQVARDMGLSEGLSEGLSEGLSEGLSKGLSEGLSEGLSNGLSKGLSKGLSEGLSKGLSEGLSKGLSEGLSEGLSEGLSKGLSEGLSEGLSEGLSEGLSKGLSEGLSKGLSEGLSEGLSKGLSEGLSEGLSKGLSEGLSEGLSEGLSEGLSEGLSKELSEGLSKGLSKGLSKGLSEGLSKRHSKGRVRDRGKSLAESLAETLAETLAESLAETLAESLAESLAETLAESLAETLAESLGESLAETLAESLAETLAESLAESLVPRQDQDQDQDKTSPKTLHWVFPSLSNLSRTLSHSSLRFEPRLSKCFTNVDNDKT from the exons atggacaaggttgttgctttagattcagctactgggaaccaaaaggTCCAAGTAgctcgggatatg GGACTCTCCGAGGGACTCTCCGAGGGACTCTCCGAGGGACTCTCCGAGGGACTTTCCAAGGGACTCTCCGAGGGACTCTCCGAGGGACTCTCAAATGGACTCTCCAAGGGACTCTCAAAGGGACTCTCCGAGGGACTCTCAAAGGGACTCTCCGAGGGACTCTCCAAGGGACTTTCCGAGGGACTCTCCGAGGGACTCTCCGAGGGACTTTCCAAGGGACTCTCCGAGGGACTCTCCGAGGGACTCTCCGAGGGACTCTCCGAGGGACTTTCCAAGGGACTCTCCGAGGGACTTTCCAAGGGACTCTCCGAGGGACTCTCCGAGGGACTTTCCAAGGGACTCTCCGAGGGACTCTCCGAGGGACTTTCCAAGGGACTCTCCGAGGGACTTTCCGAGGGACTCTCCGAGGGACTTTCCGAGGGACTCTCCGAGGGACTCTCCAAGGAGCTCTCCGAGGGACTCTCCAAGGGACTCTCCAAGGGACTCTCCAAGGGACTCTCCGAGGGACTCTCCAAGCGACACTCCAAGGGACG TGTTCGAGATCGGGGCAAGTCCCTGGCCGAGTCCCTGGCCGAGACCCTGGCCGAGACCCTGGCCGAGTCTCTGGCCGAAACCCTTGCCGAGTCCCTGGCCGAGTCCCTGGCCGAGACCCTGGCCGAGTCTCTGGCCGAAACCCTTGCCGAGTCCCTCGGCGAGTCCCTGGCCGAAACCCTGGCCGAGTCCCTGGCCGAAACCCTGGCCGAGTCCCTGGCCGAGTCCCTAGTACCAAGACAAGACCAAGACCAAGACCAAGACAAGACGAGTCCCAAGACTCTAcactgggtctttccttcactttcCAATCTATCTCGAACACTGTCTCACTCAAGTCTTAGGTTCGAACCGCGCCTCTCCAAATGCTTCACCAACGTTGATAATGACAAAACATGA